A DNA window from Raphanus sativus cultivar WK10039 unplaced genomic scaffold, ASM80110v3 Scaffold4575, whole genome shotgun sequence contains the following coding sequences:
- the LOC130507472 gene encoding GRR1-like protein 1 encodes MVVTDECLEKIAASFKDFKVLVLTSCEGFSTDGLAAIAVACRNLTELELRECIVEDLGGDWLSYFPETLTSLVSLDFSCLDSEVKLSDLERLVSRSPNLKSLKLNRAVSLHALGSLLCLAPQLVELGTGSFSDKLDQEAVSKLAQVFTELKELKSLSGLWDVLPEYIPLLYSVCPGLTSLNLSYATVQMPDLVELLSRCSNLQKLWVMDLIEDKGLEVVASSCKELRELRVFPSGADVDETNVALTEQGLVYVSEACPNLESVLYFCAQFTNAALVTIAKNRPNLKCFRLCVIEPFASDHETHQPLDEGFKAIVESCKDLQRLSVSGLLTDKAFEHIGRHGKKLKMLSIAFAGDSDLMLHHLLSGCESLNKLEIRDCPFGDTALLENAAKLETMRSLWMSSCGVSFGACKLLSEKMPKLNVEVIDEHSPETRPDSSPVEKIYIYRTVAGPRMDMPEFVWTKHKNPEIGVSHLAIE; translated from the exons gaaccTGACAGAGCTGGAACTGCGAGAGTGCATAGTTGAAGATCTTGGAGGAGACTGGCTTAGCTACTTCCCAGAGACTTTGACTTCTCTAGTCTCTCTTGACTTCTCTTGTTTAGACTCAGAGGTTAAACTCTCAGACTTGGAGCGTCTGGTGAGCAGGTCTCCAAACCTCAAGTCTCTCAAGCTGAACCGAGCTGTGAGTCTACACGCTCTCGGGAGCTTGCTTTGTCTAGCTCCACAGCTGGTTGAGCTTGGCACAGGTTCTTTCTCAGATAAGCTGGATCAAGAAGCGGTTTCAAAGTTAGCACAAGTTTTTACAGAGTTGAAGGAGCTTAAGAGCTTGTCTGGTCTTTGGGATGTCCTCCCTGAGTATATTCCACTTCTTTACTCTGTTTGTCCTGGTCTTACCTCGTTGAACTTGAGCTATGCTACTGTCCAAATGCCTGATCTTGTCGAGCTTCTTAGTCGATGTTCCAACTTGCAGAAGCTATGG GTAATGGACTTGATAGAGGACAAAGGTCTTGAAGTTGTTGCCTCGTCTTGTAAGGAGCTGCGAGAACTAAGGGTGTTTCCATCTGGAGCTGATGTCGATGAAACAAATGTAGCTTTGACTGAACAAGGTCTGGTCTATGTGTCTGAAGCCTGTCCAAATCTTGAATCTGTTCTCTACTTCTGCGCCCAGTTTACGAACGCAGCTTTGGTTACCATAGCAAAAAACCGTCCAAATCTCAAATGCTTCCGCCTCTGTGTGATAGAGCCATTTGCTTCTGATCACGAAACACATCAGCCACTCGACGAAGGATTCAAAGCGATAGTTGAGAGCTGCAAGGACCTTCAACGTCTCTCCGTCTCTGGTCTCCTCACTGACAAGGCCTTTGAACACATTGGGAGACATGGCAAGAAGCTTAAGATGCTATCAATAGCGTTTGCTGGAGACAGTGACTTGATGCTTCATCATTTGCTGTCTGGATGTGAGAGTTTAAACAAGCTAGAGATAAGGGATTGCCCTTTTGGAGACACTGCTCTGCTTGAAAACGCTGCGAAGCTAGAAACCATGCGGTCCCTTTGGATGTCGTCTTGCGGTGTTAGTTTCGGTGCTTGCAAGCTCCTGAGTGAGAAAATGCCAAAGCTAAATGTTGAAGTCATTGATGAACATTCTCCAGAGACGAGACCTGACAGCTCACCAGTTGAGAAGATATACATTTACAGAACAGTCGCAGGACCGAGAATGGACATGCCTGAGTTTGTGTGGACAAAACACAAGAATCCAGAGATTGGAGTTTCACATCTAGCCATAGAGTAA